The Puntigrus tetrazona isolate hp1 chromosome 13, ASM1883169v1, whole genome shotgun sequence genome contains the following window.
GTAATGAAGAAATTAAATGGATGAATATGACTACAGCTTCATGCTTGCAGGGGGAATTTGAGTTCAGCTTCACCTTCTTGGAGACCGACGGCCGCACCTTCTTGAAGGCGTCTTCAAAGTGAACTCGGCTCACTCGGATGTCCTTCACTGGCTCTGTAACGAGAGAGAGATCATGAGCGGATCTGCTGCAGTGTTTGAGACCGGATCACAGAGcgagtgatgtgtgtgtgtgtgtgtgtgtgtgtgtgtgtgttacctgtgtgtgtgtgtgctggtccTGAGCTCAGGTGACCTCTCAGAGCGTTTACACACGCCTCTCGCACCAGCGCCGACAGATCTGctcctctgaaacacacacactcagccaATAAAACCAGTCCAGACTATTTTAGGAAGTTTGTTACACTATACCATGCATATTGTTTTTGATCTGATTAGAGCAGAGTATGTCAGTGTGGGAAGGAGCGACTCTGCTGGTTTGGCTTCAAGATCTCTGATGCCTCACAGGAAGAACACTCGAGACGACATGCTTCAGCACGGTTGCATTGCAGAACATATGAAAGCAGAAATTAAGACAAGGATGTAAActaatattgtgtattttatggGTGTAACATTACACAATCATGACGGCTCATTGTGAACCTTGGTTTTGACCGTACGGTATTGGTACAGCAGGAGGAGATTTGAGCATTTCTACACAAAAAGACCTAGCTTGATGCACTGAATCTAAAGAGACCGGTTTCGTAATTTTTTTGGCCAAACCTTTCGCAAATTCTAAGCGAAAATAGCTAATTTCTGTATCTTCTGACCACTAGGTGGCACATCACCAAACACTGCAGGTAGCCTCAGGTCACGCTTGTTATAACACACACCAAGTTTGGTCCCAATACTACAAACCGTGGCAGAGATAAAGCTTCAGatcatttttacatgcttttCATAGCTATTCCCAGTTATTTGTGAAGGGCTTGAAGAAGTGACTTGAATTCCAAGTATTCCAGTACGCTCTAAAGATGAGCCAATATTGGTGAATTTTGGAAAAAGCAAGTTTTCTGAAGAATTGAAAATGGTGGAAAAAACCAAaccttatatttttttacagttcatttGACTGGGCATGTGTGTTATTAGCATGAACATTAATTCATCTAGTGGTGTCAAAAGACCAGGTACTTGGAATGAAAACGTCACAGTGCCAGTGTTTTTAAAGTACTGGTGGGACCTAGTACCCGGTCAACTCCGTTCGTGACGTGTACGTGATGCAGAAAACACAGACGGAATCTCAGAATCCAGTTTAAGAATGGAATGTAGCCTACAGTTTGCTATACAGACTAGTATCTGTGAATATTAGAaatggaggaagaagaagaagcctACTCACCTTTGGTTCTTGGCCCTAATTAAAGATCTAAAAATCTACCTCATGAGTCATgagatgttcattcatgttttacaCATGCGtaccaaaaacacacatgctgAAAGTTTGCCAATATGGATTTGTATACCATCTGAATGTATGAGCACCGATTGATAACAACATGGTGACTTACGTAAAACTCTCACAACGAGCATCATGGGCAATTTCCTCAAGACTGACATCTGAATCTAGAAGTGGTCTGGTGCCGCTCTGAAACAAACAACTTGAGTTGATCGATCACAGATGACCCTCATCACGGACATCATGCATGCTTTAAAAGACGACGCCATGTTTGTTTACCTTAGTAATAGTGACTAGTATGGCGTGTCTGTCTGCGGCCGGCGGTAAACCCACATACAGAGTTTTGTCCAGTCGTCCTGGCCTGAGCACAGCGGGATCAATTATATCTACAAACAGATGAAATCACATGATAGAAACACCACAAAACACAAGAtgcattttttcccctgaatgctccatctgacatcagtggttcaaacaATTATTgaataagtcattatttttgttttccttccatacaaaaaagtattcataatgttatggttgaaccactgatggcagatggagcattcagaaAAAAACCTTGTGAGAAACCCGGCTCAGTCAGAACATGGGGgtaaagtgattaatgacaaaatattactTGAACTTTCCAGCGTGCTCATCTTTTATTCTAGCTGGTGAAAAGGGGCTGTTAAAATGTTCTTGTctttgaattattcatttaaaaacattgattcATCTAGTAATGAAATGAGTCCATTTTGAGtaagtcactgaatcattcctTTCAGaaattgctttatatttttcttcagaattgTGAAAGAACTAcaaccttcatttaaaaaaaaaaaattgagtaaTGGAGTCCAGTTTATGTAGTCGACAGGTTATTGTTcactgaatgaaatgtttttgactttttttttttgcaccacaGAATTGAAACTGGGACTTAATTGTAATCCGGCTTGGAATCAATAAACTCCCATCTCTAAACGTGACTCTGGTCACCTGGTCTGTTGGTGGCGGCCATGATGAAAACCTGCTGGCGGTTCTGCATGCCGTCCATCTCAGTGAGGAGCTGATTCACGACACGAACACTGGCTCCTGactgacgacacacacacacacacacacggagcagTGTTACgaggcagacacacacacacacacacacacacacacacacacacacagtgtagtGAGGATCACCTCATGCTCGGAGCGGCGAGGACACAGCGCATCGATCTCGTCAAAGAAGATGACGCAGGGCGCCGAGTTGCGTCCTCTCTGGAACACCTGGCGGACCGCCCGCTCGCTCTCGCCCACATACTACACACAAACAGTACAGCTCTCAGTGCCATGTTCAGTACTAACGTCTCTTTCATTCATAAACACTGCATCATTCCCCAGATTTCTAACAGCTGTCCCCAGCAGCACAGGTTTATCTTCAGCAATACAGTtgtccatttttcttttatgataaaaaaaaaaaaaaaaaaaaacttcatttttgatttgtagtatgcattgctaagaacttgatttggacaactttaaaagagATTTTCCTCAGGTTACAGATTCTCAAACAGCTCTCTCTCAACCTGATACGGCCCTGACTTaaaccagacatcagtggaaagattatttattcagatttcagatGCTTATAACCTTTAAAACAATGACCCTTTGAACATTAAGCATTGGAGCTGCAGGGTTgcatataatgcaaaataactcATAACCCTCATATCtttatcattgtattcttctactttatactgttttttttcttggaccttttttaatgcaaaagcaTGATTTTGATGTTGGGTTGCAATATGACACACAGATGAGACAGAGCAATGAGACGGGAGAAACTCACCATATTGAGCAGCTCAGGACCCTTGACAGAGATGAAGTTCAGGCCTGATTCATTAGCGACGGCCTGtaacgagagagagacagagacagagagagagacagagacagagagagagacagagagagagagacagagagagagagagagagacagagagagagacagagacagagagagagagacagagagagagagagagagagagagagagagagagagagagagagagagagacagagagagagagagagagagagagagagagagagagagagagagagagagagagagagagagagagagagagagagagagagagagagacagagagagagagagagagagagagagagagagagagacagagagagagagagagagagagagagagagagagagagagagagagagagagagagagagagagagagagagagacagagagagagagagagagagagagagagagagagagagagagagagagagagagagagagagagagagagagagagagagagagagagagagagagagacagagagagagagagagagagagagagagagagagagagagagagagagagagagagagagagagagagagagagagagagagagagagagagagagagagagagagagagagagagagagagagagacagagagagagagagagagagagagagagagagagagagagagagagagagagagagagagagagagagagagagagagagagagagacagagagagagattagaTTCACCACCAGGAAAAGCCATtctttagaaaaatgtttatattaattcCCACCCAAAAAttctttagaaaaataatgctgTAAGAGTGTATGAATTTCAGtgaattagagagagagagagagaagctgaTGTGTTTATGAAATGACGGGAAAACCAGCTCCTGAATGTTGCACAGTTTCTTACATATAAAGTTCACATGTGTGCAACAAATTATGATTTGcgtaaaaaactgttttgttttgttttttgccagTGAGGAGAAGTATGTCTTGGGTTCAGGGCTGTTTGATCAGGCCCTGCTCCatcatggtgtgtgtgtttatgagagTGGGCTGACCTTGGCCAGAAGGGTCTTCCCGCAGCCGGGCGGTCCGGCCAGCAGCACTCCAGCCGGGGCGCTCAGACCCAGCGCTCGGAACTGATCCGGGTTATGGATGGGAGCCtgggaaaacaaacacattcatcGAAACGGACCACAGGAGTCACGCGTGGCAGCGATCAACCACATGGCGGCAAACAAAAGAGGCTTTAACAACGCTTTCAGCTGTCTGCATTTGAAgctttcagaaaaaataaaagtgaaacacTTAAACCTGTATATGGCTCTGTGATGAAGACAAGCTGTGTGTTTATACGAGAAACCAGGACCGACTCTGCATCCCTTCATACCTAAATTCATTACTTCAGACAAGCTGAACATCACTTCATCACAAAGAGGCACAAAAGCACTCATCGTTTCTCGATCACGAATGCAGACACGGTAACAGACTTGTCATAGCACTTGCAGATCATTGCTCTTTTGACTAAACCTGTAATGTATTGTAACGTCGTCTTGTTTAGAATGAGGCAAAGGACTAGACGTCTTTACCATGATGGCCATGTTGAGCTCCTCGCGGACGTCCTGCAGCGCTCCCACGTCCTCCCAGCTGACGTCCGGGACCGTGGCGAAGCCCTCGCGCTTGGCAGACGGCTGGACTCTGGCGAGCGACGCCCTGAAGTCCGACATGAgcacacagagtccagagagcTGCTCCTCGCTCAGAGACTCGCTCGTCTTCAGCAACGACAGCAGCTGCTCCAGGTCTGCTTTCTgacggagacacacacacaatgaagaaaaacaagaactAAACACAGTTTACAGTAAAcgcttcttttcttttgaatgcgtgtgtgtgtgtgtgttcacggtACCGGCGGCGTGCCGTCTGAACTGTTCAGCTGAAGCAGGATCCTGTTGACGGCGCTCATGGCCGCCTCTCGGCACAGCGCCATCAGATCAGCGCCCACAAAACCCGGCGTGAGACGCGCCAGCTGTCTGTAGTCAAACTCCTCCGGCAGCGTCATCTTACGACACAGTGTCTTCAGGATCCTGGGATGCCAGAATTTCCGTTAAACCGGATTTCATTTCAATACGTTAAAAAACTCAATGTAACCTCCAATTAAATTAAAGCACACTGCTGATAAGAATTGACATGTCAGCACTGATATTAGTAGGCCTCAGCTGATGCTGCTCTTTTTCTGCTCTATGTGGTGCAGGCCTGTCGGTGAGAGTGACGTACTTGAGTCTCGCGGCTTCATCAGGAATGCCCAGACAGATCTCACGGTCAAACCTGCCGGCTCTGCGCAGGGCCGGGTCCAGAGAGTCCGGCCGGTTAGTGGCTCCGATGACCAACACCTGAGCCGGTTCTGATAACGAGTTGAGGTCTGAAGACGACAAACAAACATGACACACATAAACAGACCCAGGAGGAGCTCCGGCCGTGTGATCAGGAGAACGAGGCGTACCGTCCATGCAGGTGAGTAACTGAGCCACCATCCTCCTCTCCATGTCTTTGGACGCGACCTCTCTCTTTGGAGTGATGGCATCGATCTCGTCGATGAACAGGATACAGGGAGCACTGCTCTACAGGAACGACACACACCGTACACAATCAAACACTGCTGGGCTTTCTAGAGACGTGCAGATCACGCGAACGTCACTCAATCTTTTAGTCCATGTTGTTGCAGGAAATCTTGTTTGTAGCCCACTGCTATACAATAATTGGAGTTTTGTGcttactgaaataaatcacGTCTTGTAGTCAATCAATCAGAGTAAACATGTCAATAAAACAGCTTAGAAATTATGTCACATTTACCTCAGAAAAGA
Protein-coding sequences here:
- the nvl gene encoding nuclear valosin-containing protein-like isoform X2, which codes for MKNRGACNVDQRLKHRVEQYLKGHGERYVDVSAMACELQQRFRIEYGRRNRTAFRIQVEKAHAAICSESDVSVLEDQHLAKRARRKREDGEESLVTENSTDSEDDIPEHEHTNHMNSSLTSLYQRGATPQKSWTIDKTGDREQDNIFIDLCEEESSSTAQRDSSALEKDRKSASRKLKREKKKKQQEEEEITAAIQAKKSRSHELQHSSVKFEDFGGSEETLEEVCKLLIHMRHPEVYQRLGVVPPRGFLLHGPPGSGKTLLAQAVAGEVDLPMLKVSAPELVSGVSGESEQKLRELFEQAISSAPCILFIDEIDAITPKREVASKDMERRMVAQLLTCMDDLNSLSEPAQVLVIGATNRPDSLDPALRRAGRFDREICLGIPDEAARLKILKTLCRKMTLPEEFDYRQLARLTPGFVGADLMALCREAAMSAVNRILLQLNSSDGTPPKADLEQLLSLLKTSESLSEEQLSGLCVLMSDFRASLARVQPSAKREGFATVPDVSWEDVGALQDVREELNMAIMAPIHNPDQFRALGLSAPAGVLLAGPPGCGKTLLAKAVANESGLNFISVKGPELLNMYVGESERAVRQVFQRGRNSAPCVIFFDEIDALCPRRSEHESGASVRVVNQLLTEMDGMQNRQQVFIMAATNRPDIIDPAVLRPGRLDKTLYVGLPPAADRHAILVTITKSGTRPLLDSDVSLEEIAHDARCESFTGADLSALVREACVNALRGHLSSGPAHTHTEPVKDIRVSRVHFEDAFKKVRPSVSKKDQLMYEKLKESLTR
- the nvl gene encoding nuclear valosin-containing protein-like isoform X1, producing MKNRGACNVDQRLKHRVEQYLKGHGERYVDVSAMACELQQRFRIEYGRRNRTAFRIQVEKAHAAICSESDVSVLEDQHLAKRARRKREDGEESLVTENSTDSEDDIPEHEHTNHMNSSLTSLYQRGATPQKSWTIDKTGDREQDNIFIDLCEEESSSTAKQRDSSALEKDRKSASRKLKREKKKKQQEEEEITAAIQAKKSRSHELQHSSVKFEDFGGSEETLEEVCKLLIHMRHPEVYQRLGVVPPRGFLLHGPPGSGKTLLAQAVAGEVDLPMLKVSAPELVSGVSGESEQKLRELFEQAISSAPCILFIDEIDAITPKREVASKDMERRMVAQLLTCMDDLNSLSEPAQVLVIGATNRPDSLDPALRRAGRFDREICLGIPDEAARLKILKTLCRKMTLPEEFDYRQLARLTPGFVGADLMALCREAAMSAVNRILLQLNSSDGTPPKADLEQLLSLLKTSESLSEEQLSGLCVLMSDFRASLARVQPSAKREGFATVPDVSWEDVGALQDVREELNMAIMAPIHNPDQFRALGLSAPAGVLLAGPPGCGKTLLAKAVANESGLNFISVKGPELLNMYVGESERAVRQVFQRGRNSAPCVIFFDEIDALCPRRSEHESGASVRVVNQLLTEMDGMQNRQQVFIMAATNRPDIIDPAVLRPGRLDKTLYVGLPPAADRHAILVTITKSGTRPLLDSDVSLEEIAHDARCESFTGADLSALVREACVNALRGHLSSGPAHTHTEPVKDIRVSRVHFEDAFKKVRPSVSKKDQLMYEKLKESLTR